Below is a genomic region from Persicimonas caeni.
ACGTTCACGGAAAACCGCCCCAACCCCACGACACTGGACGCAGGCCGCGTCCTACGGTAGACGATTCCATTCGTATGGAAGGCACGGCCACCCCGAATTGTTACCGGTGCCGTTGCCCGTTCGTGTTCAACCGTAAACTCGCCAGCGAGGATCACCGTGGGTAAGGATTACAAAGCCACCCTCAATCTTCCGTCGACCGACTTCCCGATGCGCGCCAACCTCTCCGACCGCGAGCAGGACCAGATTATGCGGTGGGAGCGTGACGACATTTACGGGAAGATGATTGCGCGGCGAAAAGACGAGGGCGCCCAGCGGTATATCCTGCACGACGGCCCTCCCTACGCCAACGGCAACATCCACCACGGCCACATCCTCAACAAGACGTTGAAGGACTTCGTCATCAAGTACCGCAACCTGGCGGGCTACCTGGCGGAGTACGTGCCCGGCTGGGACTGCCACGGGCTTCCGATCGAGCACAAGGTCGACCAGAACCTGGGCGAGAAGAAGCGCGACATGTCCAAGGTCGAGGTGCGACAGGCTTGCCGCGAGTACGCCGACAAGTGGGTCAATATCCAGGCCGAAGAGTTCCAGCGCATGATGATCTTCGGCGCCTGGGAGCGGCCCTACACCACGATGTCGTACGACTACGAGGCGACGATCGTGCGTGAGCTGGGCAAATTCTTCGACAAGGGCATCGTCTACCGCGGCCTCAAGCCGGTCCACTGGGACTGGGCGGCCAAGACCGCGCTGGCCGAGGCCGAGGTCGAGTACGACGAGTTCCGCACCGAGCACGTCTACGTGAAGTTCCCCTTCAGCCAGCTCCCCGACGAGCTGGCCGAGAAGGCGGGCGACAAAGACGTGTACGTGCTCATCTGGACGACCACGCCGTGGACGCTTCCGGCGAACCTGGCCATCGCGCTCAACCCCGACCTGAACTACCAGCTCGTCGGCCACGGCGACGAAGTCTACGTGATGGCCGAGGGCCGTCGCGCCACCGTGCTCGAAGAGTGCGACATCGCCGAGGACGACGTCGAGACGCTCGCCAATTTCGAGGGCCGCGAGCTCGTCGGTGAGCTCGGCGAGGGCAAGGGCTTGGCCGCAGATCACGCCTGGCTCGAGCGCGAGTCGGTGCTGCTTCCGGCCGACTACGTCACCCTCGACCAGGGTACCGGCTGCGTTCACACCGCTCCCGGCCACGGTCAGGAAGACTTCCAGTTGGGCCAGCACTTCGGACTCGACGTCATCTGCCCGGTCGACCAGGAGGCGAAGTTTTATATCGACCTTCCGGTGCAAGCCGACGACGGCGAAAAGAACATGAAGGGCGTGCACGTGCTCACGGCGAACAAGTATATCGCCCAGCACCTGGCCAATATGGGCCGCCTGCTCAACAAGGCTGGCGACCGCATCACCATCCCGCGTTACCCGTACGGCTGGCGCACCAAAAAGCCGGTCATCTTCCGGGCGACCACCCAGTGGTTTATCGCCATGGAGCCCGAGACCGCCGGCAACCCCGACGGCCTTCGCCTGCGCGAAGAGGCGCTCGACGAGATCCAGAAGGTCAACTGGGTGCCCGGCTGGGGCCAAGACCGCATCGAGGGCATGGTCGAAGGCCGGCCCGACTGGTGCATCAGCCGCCAGCGCTCCTGGGGCGCGCCCATCACGGTCATGTACTGCAACGACTGTGACGAGGCGCTGGCCACCGGCGAGCTGTGCAACCACGTCGCCGATCTCATCGAGGAAGAAGGCGCCGACGTGTGGTTCGACCGCAGCCCGGCCGACTTGTTGCCGGAAGGGATGAGCTGCGCCGAGTGTGGCGGAACGGAGTTCACCAAGGAGCAAGATATCCTCGACGTCTGGTTCGACTCGG
It encodes:
- the ileS gene encoding isoleucine--tRNA ligase is translated as MGKDYKATLNLPSTDFPMRANLSDREQDQIMRWERDDIYGKMIARRKDEGAQRYILHDGPPYANGNIHHGHILNKTLKDFVIKYRNLAGYLAEYVPGWDCHGLPIEHKVDQNLGEKKRDMSKVEVRQACREYADKWVNIQAEEFQRMMIFGAWERPYTTMSYDYEATIVRELGKFFDKGIVYRGLKPVHWDWAAKTALAEAEVEYDEFRTEHVYVKFPFSQLPDELAEKAGDKDVYVLIWTTTPWTLPANLAIALNPDLNYQLVGHGDEVYVMAEGRRATVLEECDIAEDDVETLANFEGRELVGELGEGKGLAADHAWLERESVLLPADYVTLDQGTGCVHTAPGHGQEDFQLGQHFGLDVICPVDQEAKFYIDLPVQADDGEKNMKGVHVLTANKYIAQHLANMGRLLNKAGDRITIPRYPYGWRTKKPVIFRATTQWFIAMEPETAGNPDGLRLREEALDEIQKVNWVPGWGQDRIEGMVEGRPDWCISRQRSWGAPITVMYCNDCDEALATGELCNHVADLIEEEGADVWFDRSPADLLPEGMSCAECGGTEFTKEQDILDVWFDSGVSWSAVLENELGWGDLADLYLEGSDQHRGWFQSSLLACVGTRGHSPYKTCLTHGFVTDEDGHKYSKSSKNFEPPEKMLQEYGAEILRLWVAAVDYKGDITLSDEILKRIADGYRKIRNTFRFMLGNLGSFDASQAVDYDRLHDIDKWVLHRTAEVVERIQEAYENYQFHTIYHTLLQFMTVDLSNIYMDVTKDRMYCELPDGEARLAGQTAYWSVLHALVRATAPILSFTSEEVWQHLDHGEDDPESVFLADFPDVPAEWKNDELAAKWETLLEVRQDVQRALEEKRVPRKQKKPGQIGSSQEAHVTVTAEGDTLELLRDYAEMLDALFIVSYADVVEGEVPEDQSVGVEVVPAEGEKCPRCWNYWIEPGSDKDVCDRCESVVEQLD